The following coding sequences lie in one Primulina huaijiensis isolate GDHJ02 chromosome 2, ASM1229523v2, whole genome shotgun sequence genomic window:
- the LOC140964468 gene encoding uncharacterized protein At3g49140, which produces MLIASPPPSSSYSPSISVGSFRCLGCLAEPIGCSTSHGYSWIIKSSFDLRRVSEYSGLSFRIKNPFIGATQINWFHRGLDICISQVSVAADYSDSVPGSSSYVTDSAHHPLEELKECRRAHDTMPTSAEIARTAVEANSMALLIFPGIVHCEPHENISWIDSQYVVDEFGDIYFEIYDDQNILQDPGASNPVTALIGMDLSYYESRKVDVSYDNFLEIDSVDDISFADDYFQVENFDTWDIEVDWGTPVNSTWIHPVYFSKCLTKAADMEHYKVMDYPSNCVSVWGLFRPTFTEEEEYLRRLFKDSDSLSFNSRDDGSYCGSMIYRLDITKIELFSVYGVQALVSVHDFQYADPDALVHSAPSIIERFVESGAKCNVALKALCKKKGLNVEGANLIGVDSLGMDVRVSSGTEVRTHRFPFKVKAMSECAAEKRIQQLLYPRSLRKKRAVRRQDVDLF; this is translated from the exons ATGTTGATTGCATCTCCGCCGCCATCTTCTTCTTATTCACCCTCTATCTCCGTCG GTTCCTTTCGTTGCCTTGGATGTCTTGCTGAACCTATTGGTTGCTCAACATCACATGGATACAGTTGGATCATTAAATCATCATTTGACCTTCGAAGAGTTTCTGAATATTCAGGATTGAG TTTCAGGATCAAGAATCCTTTTATCGGAGCTACACAAATCAACTGGTTTCATCGGGGACTGGATATTTGCATATCTCAAGTTTCGGTAGCTGCCGATTATTCTGATTCAGTTCCTGGCTCTTCTAGTTATGTCACTGATAGTGCCCATCATCCTCTTGAGGAGTTGAAAGAGTGCAGACGAGCCCATGATACGATGCCTACATCTGCTGAGATAGCAAGGACTGCCGTTGAG GCCAACAGCATGGCTTTATTGATATTCCCTGGTATTGTGCATTGTGAGCCCCATGAAAATATCTCATGGATTGATTCTCAATATGTCGTCGACGAATTTGGAG atatatattttgaaatatatgaCGATCAAAACATTTTGCAAGATCCAGGAGCAAGTAATCCTGTG ACTGCTTTAATTGGGATGGATCTTTCATATTATGAGAGCAGGAAAGTCGATGTTTCTTATGACAACTTTTTGGAAATTGATTCCGTTGATGATATTTCTTTTGCGGATGACTATTTT CaggttgaaaattttgatacatGGGACATCGAGGTTGATTGGGGTACGCCTGTGAATTCCACCTGGATTCATCCAGTTTACTTTTCCAAGTGCTTGACAAAG GCTGCTGACATGGAACATTATAAAGTGATGGATTACCCGTCAAATTGTGTTTCAGTTTGGGGGCTCTTCAGGCCAACATTTACTGAGGAAGAGGAATATCTCCGAAGGTTGTTCAAAG ACAGTGACAGTTTGAGCTTCAATTCAAGAGATGATGGAAGCTATTGTGGATCAATGATTTATAGACTGGATATCACAAAAATTGAGTTGTTCTCTGTGTACGGTGTTCAGGCAT TGGTGAGCGTACATGATTTTCAATATGCGGACCCTGATGCCCTTGTTCATTCAGCTCCCTCAATCATAGAGCGATTTGTTGAGAGTGGAGCCAAGTGCAATGTTGCCCTTAAAGCTCTTTGCAAAAAGAAAGGACTAAACGTTGAG GGAGCAAATTTAATTGGAGTTGACAGTCTTGGCATGGATGTTAGAGTTTCTTCAGGAACTGAAGTACGAACACATCGTTTTCCGTTTAAAGTCAAG GCTATGTCAGAGTGTGCTGCAGAAAAACGGATCCAGCAACTTCTGTACCCACGCTCACTCCGGAAAAAACGGGCTGTTAGACGGCAAGATGTTGATTTGTTTTAg
- the LOC140964477 gene encoding uncharacterized protein: MSDRRSRDHRDRDRDRDRDRDWDRDRDRKRDIVDHDRDRSKRSRSRTPDRTRSRHARSPDDHQRNRHRSHRSRSRSPSSPPRKRHKDDSVSIKDRRGEKSEAKEKKNKEKITSDDLVNNNDGAVVDEDEIEMMKKFGIPMGFDSTKGKPVSGNDIGAVRKVTKRQPRQYMNRRGGFNRPLPAELNR; encoded by the coding sequence ATGAGCGATCGTCGCAGCCGTGACCACCGTGACCGAGACAGAGACCGAGACAGAGACCGTGACTGGGATCGTGACCGCGATAGAAAAAGAGATATTGTAGATCATGACCGTGATCGTAGCAAACGCTCCCGTTCCCGGACACCTGACCGCACCAGATCCCGTCACGCTCGCTCTCCTGATGATCATCAACGTAATCGGCACCGGAGCCATCGCTCCCGATCTCGTTCCCCGTCCTCTCCTCCCCGCAAGCGCCACAAGGACGACTCTGTTTCTATTAAGGATAGACGCGGTGAAAAATCCGaagcaaaagaaaagaaaaacaagGAGAAGATTACTAGTGATGATCTTGTGAACAACAATGATGGGGCTGTGGTGGATGAGGATGAGATTGAGATGATGAAGAAGTTTGGTATTCCTATGGGGTTCGATTCTACTAAGGGAAAGCCTGTCTCCGGAAACGATATTGGAGCAGTGAGGAAGGTCACGAAGCGGCAGCCAAGGCAGTATATGAACCGCCGTGGGGGGTTCAATCGTCCTTTGCCTGCCGAACTCAATCGCTAA